The nucleotide sequence CCTGGGGCATCGCGGTCGCGCCCACGCTGCTGTTCTTCGGCCGCGGCGCGCGCGAGGTCGCCGAGCGGCTCGCGGGCGGGGCCTCGGATTTCTATGGCGCCTACCTCGAGCAGCGGTTGAATCAGGCCCGCGCGGCCGTGCGCGCATGAGGCCACGGCTTCGTTATGCATTTGCATGACGAGCGGGTTTCCCCCAGGCACGAAGCCCTTCCCATCGACGCCCGGACTCCTAAAATCAATACATAACGATTTACTTATTTAACGATGAAACTGGCAGCTTCGATGCGAGTTTCGAGGAGACGAAATTGAAGTTGTTGCCGTCGCTCGCGGTCGCCGCCGCATTGCTGATCTGCGTCCAGGCGCATGCGAGCAAGGAGCTGGCCCAGAAGAACGCCTGCCTCGCCTGCCACGCGACCGACAAGAAGCTCGTGGGCCCCGCCTACCAGGACGTCGCGAAGAAGTACGCGGGCCAGTCCGATGCGCTGGCCGTGCTCACCGCGAGCATCCAGAAGGGCAGCAGCGGCAAGTGGGGCCCGGTGCCGATGCCGGGCCAGCCCGCGCTGAGCGAGGCCGACGCCAAGTCGCTGGCCGCGTGGGTGCTGGGCGGCGCCAAGTAGGCGGTTGCGAAGGCCTGCGATGAGCAACATCCAGCAGCCCGGCCAGGTGCGCAAGGCGCCCGAGAACTTCGTCGACGCGCAGGGCGTGCGCACCGTGTTCTCGGAAGCGCGCAAGGGCCGGCGCGATTTCATCCGCGGCGCCTTCGCGGCCGCCGTCGCGGGCGGCGCGGCGGCTTCGGCACTCGCGCAGTCCGATGGCGATCCCGCGATCCTCCAGCTGCCCGCGCACAGCACCGGCCTCGGCCAGCCCGTGGTCACCGACGGCTACGGCAAGCCCTCGAAGTACGAGGGCAACGTGCAGCGCCGCCAGAGCCCCGGCCTCACGCCGACCGCGCAGGCCTCGGTCTCGTTCGCGCCGCTGCAGTCGCTGTTCGGCATCGTCACGCCCAGCGGCCTGCACTTCGAGCGCCATCACCAGGGCTGGTGGGACATCGACCCGTCGAAGCACCGCCTGATGATCAACGGCCTCGTGAAGGCCGCGAAGGTCTTCACGCTCGACGAGCTGATGCGGCTGCCCTCGGTCTCGCGCTTCCACTTCATCGAATGCGGCGCCAACACCGGCATGGAATGGGGCAACGTCGCCGTGCCCACCGCGCAGTACACGCACGGCATGCTGTCGTGCAGCGAGTTCACGGGCGTGCCGCTGATCACGCTGCTCGAGATGGCCGGCGCCGACCTCAAGGGCGAGCGCTTCGTGTTGGCCGAGGGCGCGGACGGCTCCTCGATGACGCGCACCATCCCGATGAGCCTGGTGCGCTCGGGCGAGGTGTTGGTGGCCTACGGCCAGAACGGCGAGATGCTGCGGCCCGAGCAGGGCTATCCGCTGCGGCTGGTGGTGCCGGGCGTGCAGGGCGTGAGCTGGGTCAAGTACCTGCGCCGCATCGAGCTTGGCGACATGCCCTACGGCACCAAGGACGAGACGGTGCACTACGTCGACCTGATGCCCGACGGCCAGCATCGCCAGTACACCAGCGTGCAGGAATGCAAGAGCGTGGTGACCACGCCCTCGGGCGGGCAGACGCTGCTGGACAAGGGCTTCTACAACATCACCGGCCTGGCCTGGTCGGGGCGCGGCAAGGTGAAGCGCGTCGACGTCAGCGTGGACGGCGGGCGCAACTGGCGCAGCGCGCGGCTCGAGTCGCCGGTGCTCTCGAAGTGCCTCACGCGCTTCAACATCGACTGGGCGTGGGACGGTTCGCCCGCGATCATCCAGAGCCGCGCGATGGACGACACCGGCTACGTGCAGCCCGGCTACCGCCAGCTGCGCGCGGTGCGCGGCACGCGCTCGATCTATCACAACAACGCGATCCAGTCCTGGCAGGTGCAGGCGAACGGGGAGGTGGCGAATGTCCAGCTCGGCTAGCCGCATCGTGCTGCGCGCGCTGCTGGCGCTCGCGGGCTGCGGCGTCTGCATCGCCGCCTGGGCGCAGCCGAAGGCCGCCTACCCGGGCATCGGGCGCGACGCCACGCCGAAGGAAGTGGCGGCCTGGGACATCGACGTGCGCCCCGACTTCAAGGGCCTGCCCCAGGGCTCGGGCTCGGTCGCGCGTGGCCAGGACATCTGGGAGGGCAAGTGCGCCTCGTGCCACGGCGTGTTCGGCGAATCGAACCAGGTGTTCAGCCCCATCGTCGGCGGCACCACGGCCGAGGACATCAAGACCGGCCATGTCGCGCGGCTCAAGGACCCGGCCTTCCCGGGCCGCACCACGCTGATGAAGGTGGCGAGCCTCTCGACCGTCTGGGACTACGTCTACCGCGCCATGCCGTGGAACCAGCCCAAGTCGCTGACGCCCGACGACGTGTTCGCCGTCACCGCCTACATGCTGAACCTCGGCGGCATCGTGCCCGACGACTTCACGCTGTCGGACCGCAACATCCGCGAGGTGCAGGCGCGCATGCCGAACCGCAACGGCACCACCACCGCGCACGCGATGTGGCCCGGCAACGAGTTCGGCCGCGCGGTGAAACCCGACGTGGCGGCGGTCGCCTGCATGCGCGACTGCGTGCCGGCCACGCAGACCGTGTCGCAGCTGCCGCCGCATGCGCGCGGCAGCCACGGCAACCTCGCCGAGCAGAACCGGCTGGTGGGCCCGCAGCGCGGCATCGACACCGCGCCGGCCACGAAGACCGGCGCCCCCGCCGCGGCGGCACCGGCCTCGAAGGCCCCGCTCGCCGTGCTCGAGAAGAACAGTTGCGTCGCCTGCCACGGCATGACGCAGAAGCTCGTCGGCCCCGCCTTCTCCGACATCGCGAAGAAATACCCGGGCCAGGTCGACCACCTGCTCGAGAAGATCAAGAGCGGCGGCAGCGGCGTATGGGGTGCGATCCCGATGCCGCCGCAGACCATCGGCGACGACGATGCCAGGGCCGTGGCGCGCTGGCTCGCCGAAAGCGCCGGGCCATGACATTGCAACGGCGCACCCGGCCCACCATCGATTCGACAGGAGACAAGCCATGAAGAACCGCAGACAGATCCTCCAGCAGTCCGCCGCGCTCGCGGGCCTCGCCGCCACCGGCGCCTGGCTGCCGGCCAGCGCGCTGGCCTATACCAAGGAAGCCTTCGAGGCCAAGAGCGTGGCCGATGCGCTCAAGGCCATCGGCGCGGGCACGCCCACCGAGAGCAAGGAGGTCACGATCACCGGCCCCGACATCGCCGAGAACGGCGCCGTGGTGCCGCTCAGTGTCGCGACCTCGCTGGCCGGCGTGAAGCAGCTGATGCTGCTGGTCGAGAAGAACCCGAACGCGGTGGTCGCGATCTTCAACACCTCGGAGTTCGTCGAGGCGAACTTCACCACGCGCGCCAAGCTGGGCCAGTCCTCCGACGTGTACGCGATCGCCGTCATGAACGACGGCAAGGCGCTGTTCGCGAAGAAGGAAGTCAAGGTCACGCTGGGCGGCTGCGGCGGCTGACGCCGGCACCAGTCCCCCCACGAAGAAACAACGAGAGAAGGAGACCCACCATGGCAGATCCCATGCGCATCCGCGCCCAGGCCGCGGGCGACAAGACGACCGTTCGCATCCTGATGGCGCACGAGATGGAAACCGGCCAGCGCAAGGACGCCGCGGGCAAGACCATCCCGGCCTGGTTCATCCAGGAGGTCACGGCCTCGCTCAACGGCAAGACCGTGCTCACGGCCGACTGGGGCCCCGCGGTCTCGAAGAATCCGTTCATGCAGTTCACGCTCAAGGGCGCGAAGGCGGGCGACAAGATCTCGGTGACCTGGAAGGACAACCGCGGCGACACCCGCACCGACGAAGCCACCGTCAGCTAGGCGGTCGCCATGCGCAAGATCCCACTTTCGTGCCTGCTGCTGCTGGCGGGCAGCCTGTCGCTGCACGCCGCCGCGCAGAAGACCACCGCCGAAGGCATCGCCGAGTACCGCGCGCTGCTGCAGGACGGCAACCCGGCCGAGCTGTTCGAGGCCAAGGGCGAGGACCTCTGGAAGCAGAAGCGCGGGCCCAAGGGCGCCTCGCTCGAGAAGTGCGACCTCGGCAAGGGCCCGGGCGTGGTCAAGGGCGCGTTCGCCGAGCTGCCGCGCCACTTCGCCGACACCGGCCGCGTGCAGGACATGGAGTCGCGCCTGTTGACCTGCATGCAGACCCTGCAGGGCTTCGATGCCGCCGAGATCGCGAAGACGCCGTTCGGCAGCGGCGAGCAGAAGAACCTCGAGGCGCTGGTGGCGTGGATCTCGGCCGAGTCGAAGGGCATGGCGCTGAACCTGCCGCAGTCGCATGCGAGCGAGCGCCGCGCCTACGAGGTGGGCAAGCGCCTGTTCTTCCTGCGCGCCGGCCCGCACGACTTCGCCTGCGCCACCTGCCACGGCGCCGACGACAAGCGCATCCGGCTGCAGGACCTGCCGAACCTCACGAAGAGCCCCGGCGCCGGCGACGGCTTCGGTGCCTGGCCGGCCTACCGCGTGTCCTCGGGCGAGCTCTGGGGCATGCAGCGGCGGCTCAACGACTGCTTCCGCCAGCAGCGCTTTCCCTACCCGGGCTATGCCAGCGACGTGACCATCGCGCTGGCCGTGTACATGGGCGTCAACGGCAAGGGCGTGAAGACCACGGCCCCGGCCATCAAGCGCTGAAGGAACGCGACATGAATGCCGACCACATCCTGGGCGCCGTCGCGGTCGCCTGCGCGCTGGCCCTGTTCGGCTGCGCGAGCGCCGACAGCGCGGCCGACATCGACCGCTACACGGCCGAGGCCCTCAAGAGTTCGTTCCGCGACCAGGGCATCGCCAAGGTCGACCGCCTCGTGCAGGACCCGGCCAACCGCGCCTGCAGCGAGGCCGACGCCAGCGGCAAGCCGCTCGACGAGAAGACCGCCAGGGACATCGAGGCGGCCAACATGAAGACCATCCGCTGGCCCGCCGACGGCCGGTTCGTCGGCGACTGGCGCGAGGGCGAGAAGATCGCGCAGAACGGGCGCGGCCTGACCTGGACCGATGCGGCCGCCTCCGCCAAGGGCCCGGCCAACGGCGGCAACTGCTACAACTGCCACCAGATGTCGAAGGAGGAGATCTCCTTCGGCACCCTCGGCCCGAGCCTCTACCAGTACGGCAAGCTGCGCGGCGTGAGCGACCCCGCGGCCGCGGCCTCGAAGCCGATCGTCGACTACACCTGGGGCAAGCTCTGGAACGCGCGCGCCTACAACGCCTGCTCGAACATGCCGCGCGTCGGCCATTCGGGCATCCTCGACGAAGCGCAGATCCGCGACGTGATGGGGCTGCTGCTCGATCCGCAGTCGCCGGTCAACCGATAGACGCAGAGGGCCCACCGCTTCCATGAACCTTTCCAAGCGCGAGTTCCTGCAACTGCTGGGCGCCGGCAGCGTGGCCGGCCTGGGCCTGGGGCGCCACGACGGCGCCAGTGCGGCCGGTGCCGTCGATGCGATGTACGCGCTGCCGCGCTTCGGCAACGTGTCGCTGCTGCACATGACCGACTGCCATGCGCAGCTCAAGCCGCTGTACTTCCGCGAACCGAGCGTGAACATCGGCCTGGGCAGCATGCGCGGCAAGGTGCCGCACCTGGTCGGCGAGCAGCTGCTCAAGGCCGCGGGCGTGGCGCCCGGCACGCGCGTGGCGCATGCGCTCACGCACCTCGACTTCGACCGTGCGGCGCAGCGCTACGGCAAGGTCGGCGGCTTCGCGCACCTCGCCACCCTGGTGAAGCAGCTCAAGGCCAACCGGCCCGGTGCGCTGCTGCTCGACGGCGGCGACACCTGGCAGGGCTCGGCCACCTCGCTGTGGACCCAGGCGCAGGACATGGTCGATGCCTGCAAGCTGCTCGGCGTCGACGTGATGACAGGCCACTGGGAGTTCACCTACGGCATGGAGCGCGTGAAGGAGATCATCGACAAGGACTTCGCGGGCCGCGTCGAGTTCGTCGCGCAGAACGTCAAGACCGCCGACTTCGGCGATCCGGTCTTCAAGCCCTACGTCATGCGCGAGATCAACGGCGTGCCCTGCGCCATCGTGGGCCAGGCCTTTCCCTACACGCCGATCGCCAACCCGCGCTACATGGTGGCCGACTGGACCTTCGGCATCCAGGACGACAACCTGCAGCGCGTCGTGGACGAAGCGCGCGCCAAGGGCGCGCAGGTGGTGGTCGTGCTCTCGCACAACGGCATGGACGTGGACCTCAAGATGGCCAGCCGCGTGCGCGGCGTCGACGCCATCCTCGGCGGCCACACGCACGACGGCACGCCCATGCCCACGCTGGTGAGCAACGCCGGCGGAAAGACCATCGTGGTCAACGGCGGCTCCAACGGCAAGTTCCTCGGCGTGCTCGATTTCGAGGTCAAGGGCAAGAAGGTCAGCGACTTCCGCTATCGCCTGCTGCCGGTGTTCTCCGACCTGATCCCGGCCGACCGCGAGATGGACGCGCTGATCACGCGCATCCGCGCGCCCTACGAAGCGAAGCTGTCCGAAACCCTGGCCCACACCGACGGCACGCTGTACCGGCGCGGCAACTTCAACGGCACCGGCGACCAGCTGCTGCTCGACGCGCTGATGGAGGTGCAGGACGCGCCGATCGCCTTCTCGCCGGGCTTCCGCTGGGGCACCTCGCTGCTGCCGGGCCAGCCCATCACGCGCGAATGGCTGATGGACATGACCGCCACCACCTACTCGTACGCCACCGTCACGCCGATGAGCGGCGAGATGCTCAAGACCGTGCTCGAGGACGTCTGCGACAACCTGTTCAACCCCGACCCCTACTACCAGCAGGGCGGCGACATGGTGCGCGTGGGCGGCCTGCAGTACGCCTGCGATCCCACGGCCGCGATGGGCCAGCGCATCCAGGACATGCGCCTGGACGGCAAGCCCATCGAGGCCGGCCGCACCTACAAGGTGGCGGGCTGGGCGCCGGTCAGCGAGGAGGCGCGCAGCGCCGGCAACAAGCCGGTGTGGGAGGTGATCGAGCCCTGGCTGAAGTCGCGCAAGGTGGTGGCCGCGCGCGCGCCCGAGGCGCCGGTGCTGAAGAACGTCGTGCCCAATCCGGGGCTGGCCTGACGGCCGCCGGCGGGCGCGTGGCCGCGCGCCGCGCTCCCTAGAATCGCCGCATGTCTGTCGAACAGGTCTCCCTCCTCACCTCGTTCGCGCTCGCGGCGGCCTTCGCGCTCTCGGCCGTGTTCGGCGCCGTCGCGCGCGCCACGCGCTTCTGCACCATGGGCGCCATCAGCGACGTGGTCAACCTCGGCGACTGGACGCGCGTGCGGCAATGGGCCGCGGCCGGCGGCGTCGCGCTGATCGGTTTCTCGGCGCTGGTGTTCGCGGGCTGGGTCGATGCCGACCGCACGCTCTATGCATCGAACCGCATCCTCTGGCTCTCGGCGCTGGTCGGCGGCCTGCTGTTCGGCTTCGGCATGGTGCTGGCCTCGGGCTGCGGCAACAAGACGCTGGTGCGCGTCGGCGGCGGCAGCCTCAAGGCGCTGGTCGTGCTGCTGGTGATGGGCATCGCGGCCTTCGCCACGCTCAAGGGCATCACCGCCGTGCTGCGCGTGGCCACCGTCGACGCGGTGCACCTGGAGCTGGCCGTCAATGCCTCGCTGCCCGAGGTGCTGGCCGGCGCGCTGCGCATACAGGCCGCGCCGCTGCGGCTCGCGATCGGCCTGGTCGCGGGTGGCGCGCTGATCGCCTGGGCCGCCTGGGGCCGGCGCGATGCGCGCAGCCTCGCGGGCGGGCTCGCCATCGGCGCGCTGGTGGTGGCCGCCTGGTGGCTCAGCGGCCACTGGGCCGTGGTCGAGGAGCATCCGCTCACGCTCGAGCACGTGTTCCTCGCCACCAACTCCGGCCGCGCCGAGGCGCTGAGCTTCGTCACGCCCGTGGCCTATGCGCTCGACTGGCTGATGTTCTACAGCGACGCCAACAAGCTGCTGACCCTGGGCATCGCCTCGGTAGCCGGCGTGATCGTGGGGGCCGCCGCGCAGGCGCTGTGGACGCGCGAGTTCCGCTGGGAAGGCTTCGCCGGCAGCGGCGACCTCGCGCACCACCTGGGCGGCGCCGTGCTGATGGGCATCGGCGGCGTCACCGCCATGGGCTGCACCATCGGCCAGGGCCTGAGCGCGCTCTCCACGCTGAGCCTCGCAAGCCTGCCGGCGATCGCCGGCATCGTCGCGGGCGCGGTGGCGAGCCTCAAGTACCAGGCCTGGCAGCTGCAGCGCGATCTTTGATCGCGTCGGGTGCGCCATGCTTGACCCGGCCCCTGCGGCCACCTCGATAAAGACGGCATCGCAGCAACACCGAGGTGATTCCGTGACCCCTTCTTCCCGTTTCCTGAACCCGGCCGAGGCCGCGCGCCGGCTCGGCGTGTCCGCCAAGGCCCTGCGGCTGTACGAGCAGCGCGGCCTGCTGGTGCCGGCGCGCACCGCAGCCGGCTGGCGTTCCTATGGTCCCGCCGAGATGGCGCGTGCCGCCGAGATCGTCGCGCTGCGCGCGCTGGGCCTGAGCCTCGCGCAGATGGCGCGCGTGCTCCAGGGCGATGCGCAAGGCCTGGCACCGGCGCTGGCCGCGCACCAGGCAGCGCTCGAAGCCAAGGCGCGAGAGCTCGATGCCACGCTGGACAGGGTGCGCGGCCTGCGCGACGAACTCGCGCGCGGACGCCTGCCCGCGCCCGGCGAACTCGCGCGTCTGCTGCAGCCCGCCGGTCGACTCGCGCTCGAGTTCGAACTGCCCTGGCCCTGGGGCGGCGAGCGCTTCGCGCTCAACGACATCCGGCCCATCAACCACATCGTCGGCCCGCTGGGCAGCGGCAAGACGCGGCTTGCGCTGCGCATCGCCGAGCGGCTGCCGGGCGCGGTCTTCCTGCCGCTCGACCGCGCCGAGGGCGATGCCACCGCCACGCGGTTGCGCGAGGACGCCGGCCTGCGATCGCGCGTCGATGCCGCGCTGGCCTGGCTCGTGGAGGACGGTGCGACCGGATCCGAGGCCCTGACCGCGCTGCTGGCCGGCTTCGAAGCCGAAGGCCCCGCCGCCCTCGTCGTCGACATGGTGGAGCAGGGCCTCGACCACGCGACCCAGGAAGCGCTGATCGCCCACCTGCGCCGCCGCGGCGCCGAGGCGCGGCCGCTGTTCCTGCTCACGCGCTCGAGCGCCTTCCTCGATCTCGCGGCGGTCGGCGCGCACGAGTCGATCCTGCTGTGCCCGGCCAACCACAGCCCGCCGACCTATGTCGCGCCGTTCGAAGGCGCACCCGGCTACGAGGCTGTTGCCACCTGCCTCGCGACACCCGAGGTGCGCGCGCGCACGCAGGGCGTGATCGCGTGGCGGCCGAAGGTGGTGGATTCGGCTGACTGACGCCGGGCCGCCGGCGTGTTCCACTGTCGGCAGTTGTTCCCAATGCTTCCATGAACCCGACGCAGATCGATCAATTCAGGACCCACGGCTGTCTCCACCTCGAAGGCTTCCACCCGAAGCCCCGCATGGCTCCGCTGCGCCAGAAGCTGCGCGACGAACTCAAGCGCCTGGCCGGCGCCAAGGGCGGGATGAGCGCGGTGCAGCGCCTGCCGCTGTTCCAGCAGATCGGCAAGCTCTCGGCGCTGGTGAATGTCCCGGGCCTGCATGAAGCCCTGGTCACGCCGGCGCTGCTCGATCTCGTTGGCCAGCTCGGCGGCCTCGCGTCGCCGCCCGCGGCGGGCCCGCAAGGCACGCAGCTGTTGCTGTCGCCGCCGCAGCAAGGCGACTGGAGCCTGCAGGGCCTGAACTGGCATGTGGACCTCGCGGCCCGGCCTCAGGACCCGCTACCCGGCGTGCAGGCCTTCTTCCTGATCGACGACCTGGCGCCCCATGGCGGCGCCACGCTCGCGCTCGCGGGCTCGCACCGTATCGACACGCGGCGGCCGGCTTCGGATTCGCAACCCGCGCTGCGCGAGCTGCTCAAGGATCCGGTGGACCTGGAACGCCGCCTGGGCCAGCAGGGCGTGGCCATCGTCGAGATGTGCGGCCGCGCCGGCGACGTGTTCCTGATGGACATGCGCGTGCTGCACACGCCCTCGGTCAACGCAACGAAGCAGCCGCGGATGATGGCGACCGCGCGCTGCATCTTCCAGCGCTGACGCGCCAGCGGGAGACGCCGAGGCGTCACGGCCGCGCGCACGGCCACGCGAAAATCCCCGCATGGACACCGAAAAATTCCCGAGCGCGCTGATGCACACCATCGGCTTTTCGCAGCTGCTGCACAGCGATGCCGAGGCCGGCGCCGCGCGCGTGCGCTTCATCGCGCGGCCCGAGTTCGCGCACAGCGAGGGCACGGTGGTGCAAGGGGGCCTGGTCACCGCATGGCTCGATTGCGCGATGGCCTTCGCGGTGAACGCGAAGGACGCCGCGGCCAGCCTCGCGAGCCTCGAGCTCAAGATCTCGTTCCTCGACCGGGCCGACGTCGCGACCTTCGAGGCCGAGGCGCGCATCCTGCGCTGGGGCCGCAGCGTGGTGTTCCTCGAAGCGGACCTGTGGTCGGTCGATGGCCGGCTGATCGCGCGCGCCTCGTCCACGGGCAAGCTGCTGCGGCGCGGCGGCTGAACGCCTGGACCGCGAAGGCGCTCCGGCGCGGGCGTTTTTACGCTTTCTTTACGGCCCGCCCCCGACTCTTTCCCCCGTTTTGACACGCATCTGCCGAGACTGCGATCCGTCTTCTTGATGGATCGCAGGAGTGATGCATGGACATCGTCGTGATGAGCGCCTTGCTGGCGCTGTGGGTCGTGGTGGCCGCCGCGGTGCTCGGGCTGAACCGGCTCGATGACGGAGCGCGCCATGGCCACTGACTGGCTCCATGCGCTGCTCGCGCTGGCGGCGCTGTTCGTGCCGCTGGGCTTCGCCTGGCTGGTGCTGTCGCGCACCGCGCGGCGCCACGAGCATCGCGCGCGGCGCAGGGACGGTTCCGCGCGGTGAATCGATGCGCTAACCTGCGCTTTGCATGAGCGACCTGTCCCGCCCCGACCCCGACGCGCTGCTCGCCCAGCTGCGCAGCGACGAGGCACGTGCGCGGCGCGGCAAGCTGCGCATCTACTTCGG is from Variovorax paradoxus and encodes:
- a CDS encoding c-type cytochrome translates to MKLLPSLAVAAALLICVQAHASKELAQKNACLACHATDKKLVGPAYQDVAKKYAGQSDALAVLTASIQKGSSGKWGPVPMPGQPALSEADAKSLAAWVLGGAK
- the soxC gene encoding sulfite dehydrogenase is translated as MSNIQQPGQVRKAPENFVDAQGVRTVFSEARKGRRDFIRGAFAAAVAGGAAASALAQSDGDPAILQLPAHSTGLGQPVVTDGYGKPSKYEGNVQRRQSPGLTPTAQASVSFAPLQSLFGIVTPSGLHFERHHQGWWDIDPSKHRLMINGLVKAAKVFTLDELMRLPSVSRFHFIECGANTGMEWGNVAVPTAQYTHGMLSCSEFTGVPLITLLEMAGADLKGERFVLAEGADGSSMTRTIPMSLVRSGEVLVAYGQNGEMLRPEQGYPLRLVVPGVQGVSWVKYLRRIELGDMPYGTKDETVHYVDLMPDGQHRQYTSVQECKSVVTTPSGGQTLLDKGFYNITGLAWSGRGKVKRVDVSVDGGRNWRSARLESPVLSKCLTRFNIDWAWDGSPAIIQSRAMDDTGYVQPGYRQLRAVRGTRSIYHNNAIQSWQVQANGEVANVQLG
- a CDS encoding c-type cytochrome, which codes for MSSSASRIVLRALLALAGCGVCIAAWAQPKAAYPGIGRDATPKEVAAWDIDVRPDFKGLPQGSGSVARGQDIWEGKCASCHGVFGESNQVFSPIVGGTTAEDIKTGHVARLKDPAFPGRTTLMKVASLSTVWDYVYRAMPWNQPKSLTPDDVFAVTAYMLNLGGIVPDDFTLSDRNIREVQARMPNRNGTTTAHAMWPGNEFGRAVKPDVAAVACMRDCVPATQTVSQLPPHARGSHGNLAEQNRLVGPQRGIDTAPATKTGAPAAAAPASKAPLAVLEKNSCVACHGMTQKLVGPAFSDIAKKYPGQVDHLLEKIKSGGSGVWGAIPMPPQTIGDDDARAVARWLAESAGP
- the soxY gene encoding thiosulfate oxidation carrier protein SoxY codes for the protein MKNRRQILQQSAALAGLAATGAWLPASALAYTKEAFEAKSVADALKAIGAGTPTESKEVTITGPDIAENGAVVPLSVATSLAGVKQLMLLVEKNPNAVVAIFNTSEFVEANFTTRAKLGQSSDVYAIAVMNDGKALFAKKEVKVTLGGCGG
- the soxZ gene encoding thiosulfate oxidation carrier complex protein SoxZ, encoding MADPMRIRAQAAGDKTTVRILMAHEMETGQRKDAAGKTIPAWFIQEVTASLNGKTVLTADWGPAVSKNPFMQFTLKGAKAGDKISVTWKDNRGDTRTDEATVS
- the soxA gene encoding sulfur oxidation c-type cytochrome SoxA, whose amino-acid sequence is MRKIPLSCLLLLAGSLSLHAAAQKTTAEGIAEYRALLQDGNPAELFEAKGEDLWKQKRGPKGASLEKCDLGKGPGVVKGAFAELPRHFADTGRVQDMESRLLTCMQTLQGFDAAEIAKTPFGSGEQKNLEALVAWISAESKGMALNLPQSHASERRAYEVGKRLFFLRAGPHDFACATCHGADDKRIRLQDLPNLTKSPGAGDGFGAWPAYRVSSGELWGMQRRLNDCFRQQRFPYPGYASDVTIALAVYMGVNGKGVKTTAPAIKR
- the soxX gene encoding sulfur oxidation c-type cytochrome SoxX; the protein is MNADHILGAVAVACALALFGCASADSAADIDRYTAEALKSSFRDQGIAKVDRLVQDPANRACSEADASGKPLDEKTARDIEAANMKTIRWPADGRFVGDWREGEKIAQNGRGLTWTDAAASAKGPANGGNCYNCHQMSKEEISFGTLGPSLYQYGKLRGVSDPAAAASKPIVDYTWGKLWNARAYNACSNMPRVGHSGILDEAQIRDVMGLLLDPQSPVNR
- the soxB gene encoding thiosulfohydrolase SoxB, whose translation is MNLSKREFLQLLGAGSVAGLGLGRHDGASAAGAVDAMYALPRFGNVSLLHMTDCHAQLKPLYFREPSVNIGLGSMRGKVPHLVGEQLLKAAGVAPGTRVAHALTHLDFDRAAQRYGKVGGFAHLATLVKQLKANRPGALLLDGGDTWQGSATSLWTQAQDMVDACKLLGVDVMTGHWEFTYGMERVKEIIDKDFAGRVEFVAQNVKTADFGDPVFKPYVMREINGVPCAIVGQAFPYTPIANPRYMVADWTFGIQDDNLQRVVDEARAKGAQVVVVLSHNGMDVDLKMASRVRGVDAILGGHTHDGTPMPTLVSNAGGKTIVVNGGSNGKFLGVLDFEVKGKKVSDFRYRLLPVFSDLIPADREMDALITRIRAPYEAKLSETLAHTDGTLYRRGNFNGTGDQLLLDALMEVQDAPIAFSPGFRWGTSLLPGQPITREWLMDMTATTYSYATVTPMSGEMLKTVLEDVCDNLFNPDPYYQQGGDMVRVGGLQYACDPTAAMGQRIQDMRLDGKPIEAGRTYKVAGWAPVSEEARSAGNKPVWEVIEPWLKSRKVVAARAPEAPVLKNVVPNPGLA
- a CDS encoding YeeE/YedE family protein codes for the protein MSVEQVSLLTSFALAAAFALSAVFGAVARATRFCTMGAISDVVNLGDWTRVRQWAAAGGVALIGFSALVFAGWVDADRTLYASNRILWLSALVGGLLFGFGMVLASGCGNKTLVRVGGGSLKALVVLLVMGIAAFATLKGITAVLRVATVDAVHLELAVNASLPEVLAGALRIQAAPLRLAIGLVAGGALIAWAAWGRRDARSLAGGLAIGALVVAAWWLSGHWAVVEEHPLTLEHVFLATNSGRAEALSFVTPVAYALDWLMFYSDANKLLTLGIASVAGVIVGAAAQALWTREFRWEGFAGSGDLAHHLGGAVLMGIGGVTAMGCTIGQGLSALSTLSLASLPAIAGIVAGAVASLKYQAWQLQRDL
- a CDS encoding MerR family transcriptional regulator, with product MLDPAPAATSIKTASQQHRGDSVTPSSRFLNPAEAARRLGVSAKALRLYEQRGLLVPARTAAGWRSYGPAEMARAAEIVALRALGLSLAQMARVLQGDAQGLAPALAAHQAALEAKARELDATLDRVRGLRDELARGRLPAPGELARLLQPAGRLALEFELPWPWGGERFALNDIRPINHIVGPLGSGKTRLALRIAERLPGAVFLPLDRAEGDATATRLREDAGLRSRVDAALAWLVEDGATGSEALTALLAGFEAEGPAALVVDMVEQGLDHATQEALIAHLRRRGAEARPLFLLTRSSAFLDLAAVGAHESILLCPANHSPPTYVAPFEGAPGYEAVATCLATPEVRARTQGVIAWRPKVVDSAD
- a CDS encoding phytanoyl-CoA dioxygenase family protein — encoded protein: MNPTQIDQFRTHGCLHLEGFHPKPRMAPLRQKLRDELKRLAGAKGGMSAVQRLPLFQQIGKLSALVNVPGLHEALVTPALLDLVGQLGGLASPPAAGPQGTQLLLSPPQQGDWSLQGLNWHVDLAARPQDPLPGVQAFFLIDDLAPHGGATLALAGSHRIDTRRPASDSQPALRELLKDPVDLERRLGQQGVAIVEMCGRAGDVFLMDMRVLHTPSVNATKQPRMMATARCIFQR
- a CDS encoding PaaI family thioesterase, which codes for MDTEKFPSALMHTIGFSQLLHSDAEAGAARVRFIARPEFAHSEGTVVQGGLVTAWLDCAMAFAVNAKDAAASLASLELKISFLDRADVATFEAEARILRWGRSVVFLEADLWSVDGRLIARASSTGKLLRRGG